Proteins co-encoded in one Gossypium arboreum isolate Shixiya-1 chromosome 11, ASM2569848v2, whole genome shotgun sequence genomic window:
- the LOC108472220 gene encoding uncharacterized protein LOC108472220, with the protein MGSVKQLMGDEFVMVDRGSFPSEVLSCRDEGRMRSCVLSILVHMILHDDMVAECIKKLLSNKDITFVGVHVKENVKKMRTESYVEISNAVDVGELAADVLHQPLRGVGVRRLATEVLKVPFKPRPLFLSWGNLNVREPENLTKNQIEYVATDAYAAYKIGKKLLGF; encoded by the exons ATGGGTTCAGTAAAACAACTTATGGGAGATGAGTTTGTAATGGTGGATAGAGGTTCGTTTCCATCTGAAGTGCTTAGCTGTAGAGATGAAGGAAGGATGCGGAGTTGCGTTCTTAGCATTTTGGTACATATGATATTGCATGATGACATGGTTGCTG AGTGCATTAAAAAGCTGTTGAGCAACAAGGACATAACATTTGTTGGAGTTCATGTGAAAGAGAATGTCAAAAAGATGAGAACCGAAAGTTATGTTGAAATTAGTAACGCAGTGGATGTTGGTGAATTGGCTGCAGATGTACTTCACCAACCACTTCGTGGAGTAGGTGTTAGAAGACTGGCAACTGAGGTGCTGAAGGTGCCATTCAAGCCAAGGCCTTTATTTTTAAGCTGGGGCAACCTTAATGTTAGGGAACCAGAAAATCTGACAAAAAACCAGATTGAATATGTAGCAACTGATGCTTATGCTGCTTACAAGATTGGGAAGAAGTTGCTtggattttaa